A single region of the Streptomyces sp. ITFR-16 genome encodes:
- a CDS encoding Gfo/Idh/MocA family oxidoreductase produces MKVGCIGLGDIAQKAYLPVLGTLPGVELHLQTRTPATLAAVAEAHRIPAGQRHTDLDSLLAQGLDAAFVHAPTAVHPEIAGRLIEAGVPTYVDKPLAYTLAESERLVELAEDRGVGLAVGFNRRLAPGYAQCVEHPRDLILLQKNRVGLPEDPRTMVLDDFIHVVDTLRFLVPGPVEHTVVRGRVRDGLLHHVVLQLSGDGFTAIGAMNRLSGSTEERLEVSGQDSKREVVNLAEVIDHKGQPSLRRRGDWVSVARQRGIEQSVLEFLDAVRAGRTPSARDALETHELCERVLRDLDCA; encoded by the coding sequence GTGAAGGTCGGCTGCATCGGGCTCGGCGACATCGCGCAGAAGGCGTACCTGCCGGTACTCGGCACCCTGCCGGGGGTCGAACTGCATCTGCAGACCCGCACCCCGGCCACCCTCGCCGCGGTCGCCGAGGCCCACCGCATCCCGGCCGGGCAGCGCCACACCGACCTCGACTCGCTGCTCGCCCAGGGGCTCGACGCCGCGTTCGTGCACGCCCCGACGGCGGTGCACCCGGAGATCGCGGGCCGGCTGATCGAGGCGGGCGTGCCCACCTACGTCGACAAGCCGCTCGCCTACACGCTCGCCGAGTCCGAGCGGCTGGTGGAGCTCGCGGAGGACCGGGGCGTCGGCCTCGCCGTCGGCTTCAACCGCCGGCTGGCGCCGGGGTACGCGCAGTGCGTCGAGCACCCGCGCGACCTGATCCTGCTGCAGAAGAACCGCGTCGGGCTCCCCGAGGACCCGAGGACCATGGTCCTCGACGACTTCATCCACGTCGTCGACACCCTGCGCTTCCTGGTGCCCGGGCCGGTCGAGCACACCGTCGTGCGCGGCCGGGTCCGCGACGGGCTGCTGCACCACGTCGTGCTCCAGCTCTCCGGCGACGGCTTCACGGCCATCGGGGCGATGAACCGGCTCAGCGGGTCCACCGAGGAGCGGCTCGAGGTCTCCGGCCAGGACTCCAAGCGCGAGGTCGTCAACCTCGCCGAGGTCATCGACCACAAGGGCCAGCCGAGCCTGCGGCGGCGCGGCGACTGGGTGTCGGTGGCCCGGCAGCGCGGCATCGAGCAGAGCGTGCTGGAGTTCCTGGACGCCGTGCGCGCCGGAAGGACGCCGAGCGCCCGGGACGCCCTGGAGACCCACGAGCTGTGCGAGCGCGTCCTGCGCGACCTCGACTGCGCCTAG